In Gimesia benthica, a single window of DNA contains:
- a CDS encoding PcfJ domain-containing protein has translation MNSKNRKHHAARCVDALIAQSAAMRTAHRKKYWRLIRVIRSQTRLLSAEQHGGFLAPVNAQAVIAACKRMARRSFAWNRHPEDWGVPAGSPLVQLRSLVHHLFDQYPVPEFLTAAWWDENEAAWELDLYLHLAQGRSVRQFPNPLFQSMTKKMGAFYMQSPDDLSPFAALNWARVRALGGDERLARILISRTPLCYPLQDQRFWDSVFRFLIQNQPISVDEIVEIVHFVNQQRFEPAEKVWWKGTGPYPLQPDFSLKGRSLMSLRRHMVHWKADLIEKGVMPPPEVDPLDFPWQRSEIGEFQCELEGQIWSIEEVLTPRQLQIESKIMKHCVETYLNECVRRQTTIWSMKVKAGQRRRRQLTIEVLPGKKEIFEARGKNNSKPSSTVRKVLNSWAHQEHLTFNETV, from the coding sequence ATGAATTCTAAAAACCGAAAACACCACGCCGCACGTTGCGTGGATGCGCTGATTGCGCAGTCGGCTGCCATGCGAACAGCGCATCGGAAAAAATACTGGCGATTGATTCGTGTGATTCGTTCACAGACCAGACTGTTGTCCGCTGAGCAGCATGGTGGTTTTCTGGCTCCCGTAAACGCGCAGGCGGTGATCGCAGCCTGTAAGAGAATGGCGCGGCGTAGCTTTGCCTGGAACCGTCATCCGGAAGATTGGGGAGTACCCGCGGGCAGCCCCCTGGTTCAACTGCGGTCTCTGGTGCATCATCTGTTCGATCAGTATCCCGTTCCCGAATTTCTGACCGCCGCCTGGTGGGATGAAAACGAGGCAGCGTGGGAACTGGATCTCTATCTGCATCTGGCACAAGGCCGGAGTGTGCGGCAGTTTCCCAATCCATTGTTTCAAAGCATGACTAAGAAAATGGGAGCATTTTACATGCAGTCTCCCGATGATCTGTCACCCTTTGCAGCACTGAACTGGGCACGCGTTCGCGCACTGGGGGGTGATGAGCGGCTGGCGCGGATTCTGATTTCACGGACCCCACTCTGTTATCCCTTGCAAGATCAGCGTTTCTGGGATTCGGTATTTCGATTTCTGATCCAGAACCAACCGATTTCCGTGGATGAGATCGTCGAGATTGTCCATTTTGTGAACCAGCAACGGTTTGAACCTGCAGAAAAGGTCTGGTGGAAAGGGACCGGTCCCTATCCGCTGCAACCCGATTTCTCTCTGAAGGGGCGTTCGCTGATGTCGCTCCGACGGCACATGGTTCACTGGAAAGCGGATCTGATCGAAAAAGGGGTGATGCCTCCGCCGGAAGTCGACCCGCTTGATTTCCCCTGGCAGAGGAGTGAGATTGGCGAATTCCAGTGCGAACTCGAAGGGCAGATCTGGAGTATCGAGGAAGTTCTCACGCCGCGCCAACTGCAGATTGAAAGCAAGATCATGAAGCACTGCGTGGAGACGTATCTGAATGAATGTGTCCGCCGGCAAACGACGATCTGGTCGATGAAGGTCAAAGCCGGTCAGCGACGACGGCGTCAGTTGACGATTGAAGTTCTGCCAGGGAAGAAGGAGATCTTTGAGGCACGAGGTAAAAACAACAGTAAGCCGAGTTCGACGGTTCGAAAGGTTTTAAACAGCTGGGCACACCAGGAGCATTTGACATTCAACGAGACCGTGTAA
- a CDS encoding tRNA(His) guanylyltransferase Thg1 family protein, whose amino-acid sequence MNFDELDQKMRIYESAADTCVLPDMYMVARLDGRGFTRLTKEVCAFERPFDVQFRDMMVRTTKALLSCGFRIVYAFTESDEISLLFDREEHLFGRKLRKLNSLLAGEASAQFSLQLGQVATFDCRISQLPNQERVIDYFRWRSADAARNALNAHCYWCLRKEGRDARQATQQLSGLTFGQKNELLFQRGINFNDLPAWQKQGIAVYWEEFDKPAVNPLTGEAVVALRRRLIVNDQLPRKREYTEFLTQLLDAS is encoded by the coding sequence ATGAACTTTGATGAACTGGATCAGAAGATGCGGATCTATGAATCCGCTGCGGACACCTGCGTTCTGCCCGACATGTATATGGTCGCCCGGCTGGATGGCCGTGGATTTACCCGGCTCACAAAAGAAGTCTGCGCATTCGAACGCCCCTTCGATGTGCAATTCCGGGACATGATGGTCCGAACCACTAAAGCCTTATTGAGCTGCGGTTTCCGCATTGTTTATGCCTTTACCGAAAGCGACGAAATCTCGCTGCTCTTTGACCGTGAAGAGCATTTGTTCGGGCGAAAGCTCCGCAAACTGAACTCCCTCCTGGCCGGGGAAGCCAGCGCGCAGTTCTCACTGCAACTGGGACAGGTCGCCACGTTTGACTGCCGGATTTCACAACTGCCCAACCAGGAACGGGTGATTGACTATTTCCGCTGGCGCAGTGCCGATGCGGCTCGCAATGCCTTGAACGCACACTGTTACTGGTGCCTCCGCAAAGAGGGACGCGACGCCCGACAGGCCACGCAACAGCTCTCCGGCCTGACCTTCGGTCAGAAAAACGAACTCCTGTTCCAGCGGGGCATCAACTTCAACGATCTGCCCGCCTGGCAGAAACAGGGAATCGCGGTCTACTGGGAAGAGTTTGACAAACCGGCCGTCAATCCCCTCACCGGGGAAGCGGTTGTTGCGCTGCGCCGCCGGCTCATCGTCAACGATCAGCTTCCCCGTAAAAGAGAGTACACTGAGTTTCTGACGCAACTGCTCGACGCTTCCTGA
- a CDS encoding AAA family ATPase — protein sequence MQAIIFTGIPGAGKTSFYRQMFFATHVRISLDLLKTRARETRFLETCLQTGQQFVVDNTSPSREERAKYIQLARQAGFSITGYYFASRVDPCLQRNAEREPPARVPDAAILSAARRLQRPSLQEGFDQLFYVSLEQGEFLVEEWNDEL from the coding sequence ATGCAGGCCATCATCTTTACAGGCATTCCGGGCGCCGGAAAAACTTCGTTTTATCGACAAATGTTTTTCGCAACCCACGTGCGCATCAGCCTGGACCTCTTGAAAACGCGGGCTCGGGAAACACGTTTCCTGGAAACCTGCCTGCAGACCGGCCAGCAATTCGTGGTCGACAATACGAGTCCGAGCCGCGAAGAACGTGCCAAATACATACAGCTGGCCCGCCAGGCCGGCTTTAGCATCACCGGTTATTATTTTGCCTCCCGCGTAGATCCCTGCCTGCAGCGGAATGCAGAACGCGAGCCCCCCGCTCGGGTTCCCGACGCCGCAATCCTGTCTGCAGCCCGACGCTTGCAGCGTCCGTCGCTGCAGGAAGGCTTCGATCAACTGTTTTATGTCAGTCTGGAACAGGGAGAATTCCTGGTTGAGGAGTGGAACGATGAACTTTGA
- a CDS encoding PcfJ domain-containing protein, with product MRYIDALVFIASKASYWIRPIETWKPRGTSARRQFSSLLRHLFVKYQMPRFFDSVWLVNYTPECEDWREWYLEVGQGQNIRNCRLPVSYSKKMAHYFMQAPQDLTILQALRWGQVLGMGGDPGLGRAIMQSPFPEELSNDQFWTTVIQWLIHHASLDRRQIQSIVEFLRYQRFGVFTIPGDYGVYDEVDAPAPDYSIKGRTPRSLLRDVADWHREQEQKSKIPECTWVASGIREFDFEDDNRWMIREILTSDDLVTEGNQMKHCVASYIENCTGGESSIWSMQIELQQGFKKAITIEVRKENNLISEVRGKANRLPNRRERNVLRRWAETAGLKFSRYVNV from the coding sequence GTGCGATACATTGACGCACTGGTTTTCATTGCGTCCAAAGCGAGTTACTGGATTCGACCGATTGAAACCTGGAAACCCAGAGGTACAAGCGCCCGGCGACAGTTTTCGTCGCTTTTGAGACACCTGTTCGTCAAATACCAGATGCCTCGTTTTTTCGATTCCGTCTGGCTGGTAAATTACACTCCGGAGTGTGAGGACTGGAGGGAGTGGTATCTCGAAGTCGGACAAGGACAGAATATCCGAAACTGCCGTTTGCCGGTTTCCTATTCGAAAAAAATGGCGCACTATTTTATGCAGGCGCCACAGGATCTTACGATCTTACAGGCGCTGCGCTGGGGACAGGTTCTGGGGATGGGCGGAGATCCTGGTCTGGGCCGGGCAATCATGCAGTCCCCTTTTCCCGAAGAATTATCAAATGACCAGTTTTGGACCACGGTCATTCAATGGCTGATTCATCATGCAAGTCTGGATCGCCGACAGATTCAGTCTATCGTTGAATTCTTACGGTATCAGCGTTTTGGAGTCTTCACAATACCTGGTGATTATGGTGTGTATGATGAAGTTGATGCTCCTGCACCTGATTATTCCATTAAGGGACGGACTCCGCGTTCTTTATTGCGGGATGTTGCCGACTGGCACCGTGAACAGGAACAAAAAAGTAAAATTCCCGAATGTACCTGGGTTGCGAGCGGAATTCGTGAGTTTGATTTTGAAGATGATAATCGCTGGATGATCCGCGAGATATTAACCAGCGATGATCTGGTTACAGAAGGGAACCAGATGAAGCATTGTGTCGCGAGTTATATTGAAAATTGTACCGGCGGCGAAAGTTCGATCTGGTCGATGCAGATTGAGCTTCAACAGGGCTTCAAAAAGGCGATTACCATTGAGGTCCGTAAAGAGAACAACCTGATCAGTGAAGTGCGTGGCAAGGCGAATCGATTGCCTAATCGGAGAGAACGCAATGTCCTGCGTCGCTGGGCAGAGACAGCGGGGCTCAAGTTTTCGCGCTATGTTAATGTCTGA
- a CDS encoding SUMF1/EgtB/PvdO family nonheme iron enzyme: MSFPALPQIEIEQKLLAVVSETLDIPLKKLSLDDRIIEDLRADSLDLTELMMSLEDAFQITIPDDPSDPIHKEIFTRQPFRLCDLVELVTLQMGTRAVPRAKWFRQPANQPGKGQRVPFTQLDGIGKRSALTEPDLFAPMDSTRPCTMWRRRTDGMRCIHIPADTVLLGSDTPTANPDERPLHEVELDSFLIDAEPVSTTAYCRFLNSIGQLPESFLTDWFVLDPEDDRDEHMFIQHTPAYGWQPLLGTENWPMILVSWYGANAYSLWSNNRLWSNYRDEAGDPEGSFLPTEAQWEYAARGATPRVYPWGDAGPTPEKLRAGLHRQKLDYTAQTLPLAAVNEELGMSPFGLHHMAGNVWQWCRDWYDESFYQHPEATEPNAWNHHPTRVRSERGGSWVGPNILCRSSYRRGRPPIARGRCLGFRCVSSVQDLPVTHP, from the coding sequence ATGTCGTTTCCCGCATTACCCCAGATCGAAATCGAACAGAAACTCCTGGCCGTCGTCTCCGAGACATTGGACATTCCTCTGAAAAAGCTCTCGCTGGATGATCGCATCATTGAAGATCTGCGTGCCGACAGTCTGGACCTGACGGAACTGATGATGAGCCTGGAAGACGCGTTTCAGATCACGATTCCCGATGATCCCAGCGATCCCATCCATAAAGAGATCTTCACCCGCCAGCCGTTTCGACTCTGTGACCTGGTGGAACTGGTAACCCTGCAGATGGGAACGCGTGCTGTACCTCGTGCCAAATGGTTTCGTCAACCAGCCAATCAACCCGGGAAGGGACAGCGCGTTCCTTTCACTCAACTGGATGGCATCGGCAAACGGTCTGCACTGACGGAACCAGACTTGTTCGCCCCTATGGATTCCACGCGTCCCTGTACCATGTGGCGCAGACGCACCGATGGCATGCGCTGCATCCACATTCCAGCCGATACCGTATTACTGGGCAGCGACACTCCCACAGCCAACCCCGATGAGCGCCCCCTGCATGAGGTGGAACTCGATTCCTTTCTGATCGACGCTGAACCGGTCTCAACCACCGCCTACTGTCGCTTTCTGAATTCCATCGGCCAGCTCCCCGAATCGTTCCTGACCGACTGGTTTGTCCTCGATCCGGAAGATGACCGAGACGAACATATGTTTATTCAGCATACGCCCGCCTACGGCTGGCAGCCACTGCTCGGCACCGAAAACTGGCCTATGATTCTGGTCTCCTGGTATGGCGCGAACGCCTATTCGCTCTGGTCCAACAATCGACTCTGGAGCAACTACCGCGACGAAGCCGGCGATCCCGAGGGAAGCTTTCTCCCCACCGAAGCCCAATGGGAATACGCGGCCCGCGGTGCCACTCCGCGTGTCTATCCCTGGGGTGATGCAGGCCCCACCCCGGAAAAACTGCGAGCCGGCCTGCATCGCCAGAAATTGGATTACACAGCCCAGACACTCCCCCTGGCCGCTGTCAACGAAGAGTTGGGTATGTCCCCTTTCGGCCTGCATCACATGGCGGGCAACGTCTGGCAATGGTGCCGCGACTGGTACGACGAATCCTTCTACCAGCACCCCGAGGCGACAGAGCCGAATGCCTGGAATCACCATCCCACACGCGTCCGCAGCGAACGGGGCGGCAGCTGGGTCGGCCCGAACATTCTCTGCCGCAGTTCCTATCGCCGCGGCCGCCCCCCCATCGCCCGCGGCCGCTGCCTCGGCTTCCGTTGCGTCAGCTCGGTGCAAGACCTGCCTGTAACGCATCCCTGA